The Drosophila bipectinata strain 14024-0381.07 chromosome 2L, DbipHiC1v2, whole genome shotgun sequence genome has a segment encoding these proteins:
- the LOC108119920 gene encoding cilia- and flagella-associated protein 263 — protein MSEHSMRETISRRSLRSMKSRVSKSAFFEYTPPQEVDIVAIIYKFYLEDFRNFSEEEKESRLAGLDALDMLRTVEQVHNDVATLRLENHIMVEFLEKNDPKLLLGLRQRRTSILRRLQTKRNSGSHVASSRHSSSKRSIPMSVNQLVGLGSAGVLTEKRRGMDYKLNFKAKAEMAEKRAAEVEKRVSDIERNAMTEVKQLRAKIEELRYRSEETIETENNFMLHFMRDENDIAFLESATERQIERKLRKFTTNWFKNARALLGTMKLTIVSLQETCQQHRADLITKSDLSGILTAVDFEKLIIKRTELVNQLEEKNIHMAGLKGVTGKTSLAMTEEKQAMMNLEAEMRNVLNRTEEVTRAIVKLEKEVAQVQAHNAKDYVTLDELKAQLQEYEAPSVSEYIERKEEAHNLEKEEKMLQRKIYILNMKLNNAIRRRNRMQEY, from the exons ATGTCGGAACACAGCATGAGAGAAACCATTAGCCGCCGCTCATTGCGCTCCATGAAGTCGCGGGTGAGCAAGTCGGCCTTCTTCGAGTACACCCCCCCACAGGAAGTGGACATTGTGGCCATCATCTACAAGTTCTACTTGGAGGACTTTCGCAACTTCTCCGAGGAGGAAAAGGAGAGTCGCCTGGCCGGCCTTGATGCCCTGGACATGCTGCGCACCGTCGAGCAGGTGCACAACGATGTGGCCACCCTGCGGCTGGAGAATCACATTATGGTCGAGTTTCTGGAGAAGAATGATCCCAAGTTGCTGTTGGGATTGAGGCAGCGACGCACTTCCATCCTGCGGAGGCTCCAAACGAAGCGGAATTCGGGCAGCCACGTGGCCAGCAGTCGGCACTCGAGCTCCAAGCGTTCGATTCCCATGTCTGTGAACCAGCTGGTGGGCCTGGGATCTGCCGGAGTCCTCACGGAGAAGCGTCGCGGCATGGACTACAAGCTGAACTTTAAGGCCAAGGCGGAGATGGCCGAGAAAAGAGCGGCCGAGGTGGAGAAGCGGGTTTCGGACATCGAAAGGAATG CCATGACGGAGGTGAAGCAGCTTCGGGCCAAAATTGAAGAGCTGCGATATCGCAGTGAGGAAACCATTGAAACGGAAAACAACTTCATGCTGCACTTCATGCGGGACGAGAACGACATTGCCTTCCTGGAGTCGGCCACTGAGCGGCAGATCGAGCGGAAGCTACGGAAGTTCACCACCAACTGGTTCAAGAACGCTCGAGCTCTGCTGGGCACCATGAAGCTGACCATCGTCTCGCTGCAGGAAACCTGCCAGCAGCATCGCGCCGACCTGATCACAAAGTCTGATCTCAGCGGCATCCTAACAGCTGTGGACTTTGAAAAGCTGATCATCAAGCGCACGGAGCTGGTCAACCAGCTGGAGGAGAAGAACATCCACATGGCGGGCCTGAAGGGAGTCACCGGCAAGACATCGCTGGCCATGACAGAGGAGAAGCAGGCCATGATGAACCTGGAGGCCGAGATGCGCAATGTCTTGAACCGAACCGAGGAGGTGACCCGAGCCATTGTCAAGCTGGAGAAGGAGGTGGCCCAGGTACAGGCGCACAACGCCAAGGACTATGTGACTCTGGACGAACTAAAGGCCCAGCTGCAGGAGTACGAGGCACCCAGCGTCAGCGAGTACATCGAGCGCAAGGAGGAGGCGCACAACCTCGAGAAGGAGGAGAAGATGCTCCAGCGCAAGATCTACATCCTGAACATGAAGCTCAACAATGCCATACGCAGGCGCAACCGCATGCAGGAATACTAA